The following proteins are encoded in a genomic region of Sneathiella marina:
- a CDS encoding TetR/AcrR family transcriptional regulator gives MDQSTDGNAQGRIRLANMERIMKAAEKVFAESGFRGATTSAIALEADLPKANIHYYFGTKEKLYRAVLDDIVDVWLSSFKGLGESDDPAATLSDYVRAKMELSKSRPEASRVFANELIRGAPRINTYLSTELKDWVDEKAALIDTWIEQGKMAPVDSQHLIFHIWALTQTWADFESQWSAILGRENGLTDEDFNVATNNIITTILRTCGLVPVSARQQ, from the coding sequence GTGGATCAATCTACAGATGGAAATGCGCAAGGAAGAATTCGCCTTGCCAACATGGAACGTATTATGAAGGCCGCCGAGAAGGTGTTCGCAGAATCGGGGTTTCGTGGCGCCACAACTTCAGCCATTGCCCTGGAAGCGGATTTACCCAAGGCCAATATCCATTATTATTTTGGCACCAAGGAAAAGCTCTATCGGGCGGTTCTGGATGATATTGTTGATGTCTGGCTCTCCTCCTTCAAGGGCCTCGGAGAATCTGATGATCCCGCCGCCACGCTGAGTGACTATGTGCGGGCAAAAATGGAACTCTCCAAATCCCGGCCCGAAGCCTCCCGAGTATTTGCCAATGAACTTATTCGCGGAGCGCCGCGGATCAATACCTACCTCTCCACCGAACTAAAGGACTGGGTGGATGAAAAGGCTGCGCTCATCGATACCTGGATTGAACAGGGCAAAATGGCGCCGGTCGATAGCCAGCATCTTATTTTCCATATCTGGGCCCTCACCCAGACCTGGGCCGATTTTGAAAGCCAGTGGTCCGCCATTCTGGGGCGGGAAAATGGCCTTACCGATGAAGATTTCAACGTGGCGACCAACAATATCATTACCACAATCTTGCGTACCTGCGGCTTGGTTCCCGTCAGTGCCCGCCAGCAATAG
- a CDS encoding SUF system Fe-S cluster assembly regulator, with the protein MIKLSKMTDYGVVIMSEMARMPGRVMTAPDISLHTGLTVPTAAKILRVLAKGKMLVSHRGAHGGYELTAQPAEISIADIVRAMEGPLAVTSCVDESEEDCSVEECCPMRGGWEKINRALNAALEEVTLADMCQDTQQISLQKKSLGSADAAHVTIAE; encoded by the coding sequence ATGATAAAACTGAGCAAAATGACAGATTATGGCGTTGTGATCATGTCCGAGATGGCGCGGATGCCGGGCCGGGTTATGACCGCGCCTGATATATCCCTGCATACGGGCCTGACGGTGCCCACGGCAGCCAAAATCCTGCGGGTATTGGCCAAGGGTAAAATGCTCGTCTCCCATCGGGGCGCCCATGGTGGATACGAGCTGACGGCCCAGCCTGCGGAAATTTCCATTGCGGATATCGTCCGGGCCATGGAAGGCCCCCTCGCCGTCACCTCCTGCGTGGATGAAAGCGAAGAGGATTGCTCGGTTGAGGAATGCTGCCCCATGCGCGGCGGCTGGGAAAAAATAAACCGGGCGCTGAATGCAGCGCTTGAAGAGGTGACATTGGCAGATATGTGCCAGGACACCCAACAAATCAGTTTACAGAAGAAGTCCCTGGGCAGCGCGGATGCGGCCCATGTGACCATTGCGGAGTAA
- a CDS encoding AAA family ATPase, producing the protein MSTDNQEQTAKPMLHLVCGKICSGKSTLVNQLAQGSKSILLSEDAWLTALYPGEIKDLRDYVRYSGRLKTALGGHIQALLVTGNTVVLDFPANTVEGRLWLKTLFETAGVAHELHFLDVPDDICKARLQARNATGEHPFKTTDAEYDLISSYFVPPAAAEGFNIIRHKS; encoded by the coding sequence ATGTCGACAGATAACCAAGAGCAAACGGCCAAGCCGATGTTACATCTTGTTTGCGGGAAAATTTGCTCGGGAAAATCGACGCTGGTAAACCAGCTCGCCCAAGGATCCAAATCAATTCTTCTGAGTGAAGATGCGTGGTTGACGGCTCTTTACCCGGGTGAAATAAAGGATTTGAGGGATTATGTCCGGTACTCCGGACGGCTGAAAACGGCCTTGGGCGGGCATATTCAGGCGTTACTGGTCACCGGCAATACAGTGGTTCTCGATTTCCCAGCAAATACTGTTGAGGGCCGGTTATGGCTGAAAACCTTGTTTGAGACGGCCGGGGTTGCCCATGAGCTGCATTTTCTCGATGTGCCGGATGACATCTGCAAGGCGCGATTACAGGCGCGCAACGCCACGGGAGAGCATCCTTTCAAAACCACAGACGCGGAATATGACCTGATCAGCAGCTATTTCGTCCCCCCGGCGGCGGCGGAAGGGTTTAATATCATCCGGCATAAATCCTGA
- the sufD gene encoding Fe-S cluster assembly protein SufD, producing the protein MKNLTPLAQNYVDRFAAELPQLPGHQDPATAQLRTNGLNAFADLDFPNHRIEEWRFTNLNGLTKGVANDAAEPGETSLPNPEFDAGHTMVFKDGRFDAAASQLGSLPTGVELTSLAAELDVGNADLIPMAAPQQALVALNTAFMEDGFVLKVAAGVTLDQPLRIRFLSTNATDRPARHMRNIIRMGDGAQVTLLEEHVSEATTSYFTNPQTSISLQAGAVLRHFKYQNESIAAFHLALTECDVADDAIYENFSLSTGGKLSRNELTTKITGSGAKSILNGAYLMRGKQHCDTTTLTLHTVPQNESAQIYKGVLDGEARGIFQGKIHIAEDAQQVAGDQLSKALLLSDRATVACKPELEIYADDVKCSHGATSGELDEDALFYLQSRGIDEKSARKMLIDAFLADVIEEISDDRIKAYFSDIATEWLDQV; encoded by the coding sequence ATGAAAAACCTGACACCTCTTGCGCAGAATTATGTGGACCGCTTCGCCGCCGAACTTCCCCAATTGCCGGGACATCAAGATCCGGCGACGGCGCAGCTGCGAACCAATGGGCTGAACGCCTTTGCTGATCTGGATTTCCCCAATCACCGGATTGAGGAATGGCGCTTCACGAACCTCAATGGGCTGACCAAAGGGGTTGCCAATGACGCGGCGGAGCCCGGTGAAACATCGCTCCCCAACCCGGAATTTGACGCTGGCCATACCATGGTCTTCAAGGATGGACGGTTTGATGCCGCGGCCAGCCAGCTTGGCAGCCTGCCAACGGGCGTTGAGCTGACGTCCCTGGCTGCAGAACTGGATGTGGGAAACGCGGACCTTATTCCAATGGCGGCACCGCAGCAGGCGCTTGTCGCGCTGAATACGGCCTTTATGGAGGATGGCTTTGTCCTGAAAGTCGCCGCGGGTGTCACCCTTGATCAGCCGTTGCGGATCAGGTTTTTATCGACCAATGCCACAGACCGCCCTGCCCGGCATATGCGTAATATTATCCGGATGGGCGATGGCGCCCAGGTCACATTGCTGGAAGAACATGTCAGCGAGGCCACGACAAGCTATTTCACCAATCCGCAGACCAGTATTTCGCTGCAGGCGGGCGCCGTATTGCGGCATTTCAAGTACCAGAATGAAAGCATCGCGGCCTTTCATCTTGCCTTGACCGAATGCGACGTGGCTGACGACGCGATTTATGAAAATTTCAGTCTTTCTACGGGCGGTAAGCTGTCCCGCAATGAATTGACCACGAAAATTACCGGGTCCGGCGCGAAAAGTATCCTGAACGGCGCCTATCTTATGCGCGGCAAGCAGCATTGCGATACGACGACTTTAACCCTGCATACGGTACCGCAGAATGAAAGCGCACAGATTTATAAAGGTGTGCTGGACGGGGAAGCCCGTGGTATTTTTCAAGGCAAGATCCATATTGCCGAAGATGCCCAGCAAGTGGCGGGCGACCAGCTCAGCAAGGCGCTTTTGTTATCGGACCGGGCAACCGTTGCCTGCAAGCCGGAACTGGAAATTTACGCCGATGACGTGAAATGTAGTCATGGCGCAACCTCCGGTGAGTTGGACGAGGACGCCCTCTTCTATTTGCAGTCACGGGGCATCGACGAAAAATCAGCCCGTAAAATGCTGATTGATGCTTTTCTGGCCGATGTTATCGAGGAAATTTCCGATGATCGCATCAAAGCTTATTTTTCAGATATCGCCACCGAGTGGCTGGATCAGGTTTAA
- a CDS encoding aminotransferase class V-fold PLP-dependent enzyme, which yields MNDMTTFDIEKIRRDFPIFGTEVHGKPLIYLDSGASAQKPTVVLDAVQKAYAETYANVHRGVHFLSQSSTELYEASRETIRAHINAGSLDEVIFTKNATESINLVAASYGGANLQPGDEIILSYLEHHSNIVPWQLIAEKTGATVRAVPIDEHGEFMLESYLDMLGPKTKIVAVTHISNAIGTITPIRQIIDAAHDAGAVVLVDGSQAVPHLKVDMQEIGADFYVFTGHKVFGPTGIGVLYGKAELLAKMPPYQGGGDMINRVTFEKTTYAKGHSKFEAGTPPIVQAIGLGTAIDYINSIGLDKIGAHEQSLLAYATEQLSQINSVKIIGQAKHKASIISFTMEGVHPHDIGTIVDRSGVAIRVGHHCAQPLMDHFDVASTARASFALYNNRADVDALVASIKSVQEIFG from the coding sequence ATGAACGATATGACAACATTTGATATTGAAAAGATCCGCCGGGATTTCCCCATTTTCGGGACGGAAGTCCATGGCAAGCCGCTTATCTATCTCGATAGCGGGGCGTCGGCGCAAAAACCGACAGTGGTTCTCGATGCCGTGCAAAAAGCCTATGCCGAGACCTATGCCAATGTGCATCGGGGGGTTCATTTTCTCAGCCAGTCCTCAACGGAGCTGTATGAAGCGTCCCGCGAGACCATCCGCGCCCATATCAATGCAGGCAGCCTGGATGAGGTGATTTTCACCAAGAATGCGACAGAATCCATCAATCTGGTCGCCGCGTCCTATGGCGGGGCCAATTTACAGCCCGGCGATGAAATCATTCTCTCCTACCTTGAGCATCATTCCAATATTGTCCCCTGGCAACTGATTGCCGAGAAAACCGGCGCGACGGTTCGGGCGGTTCCCATTGATGAGCATGGTGAGTTTATGCTGGAGAGCTATCTCGACATGCTGGGCCCAAAGACAAAAATTGTGGCCGTCACCCATATCTCCAATGCCATCGGCACCATTACGCCGATCCGCCAGATCATCGATGCGGCCCATGATGCCGGCGCCGTGGTGCTTGTGGATGGATCGCAGGCGGTGCCCCATTTAAAAGTCGATATGCAGGAAATCGGGGCGGATTTCTATGTTTTCACCGGTCACAAGGTCTTTGGCCCCACAGGCATCGGTGTGCTCTATGGCAAGGCCGAGCTGCTCGCCAAAATGCCGCCTTATCAAGGCGGCGGCGATATGATCAACCGGGTGACGTTTGAGAAAACAACTTATGCCAAGGGTCACAGCAAGTTCGAGGCGGGCACGCCGCCCATTGTTCAGGCGATCGGACTGGGCACCGCCATTGACTATATCAACAGCATCGGCCTCGACAAGATCGGCGCCCATGAACAGTCTCTGCTGGCCTACGCCACGGAACAGTTGAGCCAGATCAACAGCGTCAAGATCATTGGTCAGGCAAAGCACAAGGCGAGCATCATTTCCTTCACCATGGAAGGTGTCCACCCCCATGATATCGGCACCATTGTCGATCGCAGTGGCGTGGCAATCCGGGTTGGTCATCATTGCGCGCAGCCATTGATGGATCATTTTGATGTGGCATCGACGGCGCGCGCGTCTTTTGCGCTCTATAATAACCGTGCGGATGTGGATGCCCTGGTGGCCTCCATCAAAAGCGTTCAAGAGATTTTCGGGTAA
- a CDS encoding DUF59 domain-containing protein produces the protein MTVVDKIERPKATGPYVEGTSSNPLEAPIVEAIRGIYDPEIPVNIYDLGLIYVIDIADDGDVFVGMTLTAPGCPVAGEIPIWVRDAVLPVLGVKNVSVEILWDPPWTPDNMSEAAKLDLGMF, from the coding sequence ATGACTGTTGTTGATAAAATAGAGCGGCCAAAAGCCACCGGGCCATATGTGGAAGGAACCTCCTCCAATCCGCTTGAGGCCCCGATTGTCGAGGCCATACGCGGCATTTATGATCCGGAAATTCCCGTCAATATTTATGATCTGGGGCTTATTTACGTCATTGATATCGCCGATGATGGCGATGTCTTCGTCGGCATGACCCTGACCGCACCGGGATGCCCGGTGGCCGGTGAAATTCCCATTTGGGTCCGCGATGCGGTTCTTCCCGTACTTGGCGTTAAGAATGTCTCGGTGGAGATCCTGTGGGACCCGCCCTGGACACCGGATAACATGTCCGAAGCGGCAAAGCTTGATTTAGGGATGTTTTAA
- the sufU gene encoding Fe-S cluster assembly sulfur transfer protein SufU encodes MFDDLRELYQEVILDHSKHPRNFRHPEDANHEAHGYNPLCGDTVNVYLKMGHNGLIEDAAFEGKGCAISLASASMMTEIIKGKTEGEAKFIFDGFQKLVKGEDDDFDAGDDTERLMVLAGVKEFPMRVKCATLAWHAMTSAMDGSDEISTE; translated from the coding sequence ATGTTCGACGATTTACGGGAATTGTATCAGGAAGTGATCCTCGATCACAGCAAGCATCCGCGGAATTTCCGCCATCCCGAAGATGCCAATCACGAGGCCCATGGCTATAACCCGCTGTGCGGTGATACGGTCAATGTCTATCTGAAAATGGGTCATAACGGGTTGATCGAGGATGCGGCCTTTGAAGGAAAGGGCTGCGCGATCTCTCTCGCCTCCGCCTCCATGATGACGGAAATCATCAAGGGTAAGACCGAAGGCGAAGCCAAGTTCATTTTTGACGGTTTCCAGAAGCTGGTCAAGGGTGAAGACGATGATTTTGACGCCGGGGACGATACGGAGCGGCTGATGGTGCTGGCCGGCGTGAAGGAATTCCCCATGCGGGTCAAATGCGCCACCCTCGCCTGGCACGCCATGACCTCTGCCATGGATGGCAGTGACGAGATTTCGACGGAATAG
- the sufB gene encoding Fe-S cluster assembly protein SufB, whose amino-acid sequence MAISQETVEQVASVSEKYKYGFVSDIEADTAPIGLSEDIVRFISAKKEEPEWLLEWRLKAYRHWLTMIEPEWAKVDYPKIDFQDIYYYSAPKVKEKLKSLDEVDPELLEVYKKLGIPLKEQEVLAGVEGAHNVAVDAVFDSVSVATTFKARLEEEGVIFCPISEAVRDHPELVQKYIGSVVPYTDNYYAALNSAVFTDGSFCYIPKGVRCPMELSTYFRINAAQTGQFERTLIIADDESYVSYLEGCTAPMRDENQLHAAVVELVIHKDAEIKYSTVQNWYPGDENGVGGIYNFVTKRAACRGENAKVSWTQVETGSAITWKYPSCILQGDNSVGEFYSIAITNNLQQADTGTKMIHLGKNTSSTIISKGISAGRAQNTYRGLVRMGRKADNARNHTVCDSLLIGDKCGAHTVPYIENQSRTAKIEHEATTSKVSEEQLFYCQQRGLTEEESMALIVNGFCKEVLQKLPMEFAVEAQKLVGISLEGSVG is encoded by the coding sequence ATGGCCATTAGCCAGGAAACAGTCGAGCAGGTCGCTTCCGTTTCGGAAAAGTACAAATATGGATTTGTCAGCGATATCGAAGCGGATACAGCGCCTATCGGCCTGAGCGAAGATATTGTCCGCTTTATCTCCGCCAAGAAGGAAGAGCCCGAATGGTTGCTGGAATGGCGCCTGAAAGCGTACCGGCACTGGCTGACCATGATTGAGCCCGAATGGGCCAAGGTCGATTATCCGAAAATCGATTTTCAGGATATCTATTACTATTCCGCTCCGAAAGTGAAGGAAAAGCTGAAAAGCCTGGATGAAGTCGATCCGGAGTTGCTGGAAGTCTACAAGAAACTCGGTATTCCGCTGAAGGAACAGGAAGTTCTGGCCGGTGTTGAAGGGGCCCATAATGTTGCTGTGGATGCGGTGTTTGACAGTGTTTCCGTGGCCACCACCTTCAAGGCCCGGCTTGAGGAAGAAGGCGTGATCTTCTGCCCGATCTCGGAGGCGGTGCGCGACCATCCCGAACTGGTTCAGAAATATATCGGCTCTGTCGTGCCCTATACGGATAACTACTATGCGGCCTTGAACTCCGCCGTGTTTACGGACGGATCCTTTTGTTACATTCCAAAAGGGGTGCGCTGCCCCATGGAGCTCAGCACCTATTTCCGCATCAATGCGGCCCAGACCGGACAGTTTGAACGGACCCTGATTATCGCCGATGATGAAAGCTATGTCAGTTATCTGGAAGGCTGCACGGCGCCCATGCGCGATGAAAACCAGCTGCATGCCGCTGTGGTTGAGCTGGTGATCCATAAAGATGCGGAAATCAAATATTCGACCGTGCAGAACTGGTATCCCGGTGATGAAAATGGCGTTGGCGGAATTTATAACTTCGTCACCAAGCGCGCCGCCTGTCGCGGCGAGAATGCCAAGGTGTCCTGGACGCAAGTGGAAACAGGCTCCGCCATTACCTGGAAATACCCGTCCTGTATCCTGCAGGGGGATAATTCCGTTGGGGAGTTTTATTCCATTGCCATTACAAACAACCTGCAACAGGCGGATACCGGGACCAAGATGATCCATCTGGGCAAGAATACGTCCAGCACCATCATCTCCAAGGGCATATCGGCCGGTAGAGCGCAGAATACATATCGCGGATTGGTCCGCATGGGTCGAAAAGCCGACAACGCACGCAATCATACAGTCTGCGACAGCCTGCTTATTGGCGATAAATGCGGCGCCCATACGGTTCCCTATATCGAGAACCAGAGCCGGACGGCGAAAATCGAGCATGAGGCAACCACGTCCAAGGTCAGTGAAGAGCAGCTGTTCTATTGCCAGCAGCGCGGCCTGACTGAAGAGGAAAGCATGGCCCTGATCGTCAATGGTTTCTGCAAGGAAGTGCTTCAGAAACTGCCCATGGAATTCGCGGTTGAAGCCCAGAAACTGGTCGGCATCAGCTTAGAAGGTTCCGTTGGATAA
- a CDS encoding ATP-binding cassette domain-containing protein, with translation MAAPILALQNARVTFGGGDLFSDISLGVERGMRIALMGRNGSGKSTLLKAIAGDIDLDGGERFLQTGVRVSYLRQQPTIVPGRTVYEQVQSGLPKGAADDGGDTSYLVDQVLVGVGIDGSRQLDTLSGGEARRVSLAEALVSEPDVLLLDEPTNHLDINTILWLEGELKAFKGALMIISHDRQFLKNLTNRLFWLDRGQLRTHGKGFSAFDHWSEEILRREEVEAKKLDKKIAEETDWSRKGITARRARNEGRIRALHRLRAERAERAAPVGNAKLTVSAGSKSGKTVVEAHDISKIYMDELKQEQEVIRKFSTKIQRGDRVGIIGPNGAGKTTLLKILMGELEPTTGEVKLGTNLTPAIFDQHRDSLDPDTSLWDTLADPGSGQLLVRGEVRHVVAYLRDFLFEDRQAKSPVKSLSGGEKNRLLLAKLLARESNLLVLDEPTNDLDMETLDLLQEMLSSYSGTLLVVSHDRDFLDQLVTSTIVIEEGGHVDEYVGGYSDYIRGRKDRGAKSRKTADKKTLPADNREKQSRKKLTYKDQRDLERLPAEIEKLDADIAKLESDLADPEFFNKNPDLFNASVAKLSEYKTQKETYEDRWLELEILQEEMNGA, from the coding sequence ATGGCAGCTCCTATCCTGGCCCTTCAGAATGCCCGCGTCACGTTTGGTGGGGGTGATTTGTTTTCCGATATTTCCCTCGGGGTGGAGCGGGGCATGCGTATTGCGTTGATGGGACGCAATGGATCGGGAAAATCCACCTTGCTGAAAGCCATAGCCGGCGATATCGATCTGGACGGCGGGGAGAGGTTCCTGCAAACCGGTGTTCGCGTCAGTTATCTGCGGCAGCAACCGACTATCGTCCCGGGACGGACTGTCTATGAGCAGGTTCAAAGCGGCTTGCCCAAAGGCGCCGCCGATGACGGGGGCGATACCAGCTATCTGGTGGATCAGGTGCTGGTGGGTGTGGGGATCGACGGCAGCCGCCAGCTGGATACGTTGTCCGGCGGAGAGGCGCGGCGTGTTTCCCTGGCTGAGGCGCTTGTTTCCGAGCCTGATGTATTGCTTTTAGATGAGCCGACTAACCATTTGGATATAAACACAATTCTCTGGCTGGAAGGGGAGCTGAAAGCGTTTAAGGGCGCCCTTATGATCATCAGCCATGATCGACAGTTTTTAAAGAACCTGACCAATCGCCTGTTCTGGCTGGATCGTGGTCAGCTGCGCACCCATGGCAAGGGATTTTCGGCCTTTGATCACTGGTCGGAGGAAATTCTTCGCCGTGAAGAGGTGGAAGCCAAGAAACTGGACAAGAAAATAGCCGAGGAAACCGACTGGTCCCGCAAGGGCATTACAGCAAGGCGGGCGCGGAATGAGGGTCGCATCCGGGCCTTGCATCGGTTGCGCGCTGAACGGGCAGAACGCGCCGCGCCAGTCGGCAATGCCAAGCTAACCGTGAGCGCCGGCAGCAAGAGCGGAAAAACGGTCGTTGAAGCACATGATATTTCCAAAATATATATGGATGAACTTAAGCAAGAACAGGAAGTTATTCGAAAATTCTCAACTAAAATACAAAGAGGCGACCGGGTCGGTATCATTGGCCCCAATGGTGCCGGTAAAACCACTTTATTGAAGATCCTCATGGGGGAACTTGAACCCACCACGGGAGAGGTCAAACTGGGTACCAACCTGACCCCGGCCATATTTGATCAGCATCGGGACAGTCTGGATCCGGATACCAGTCTTTGGGACACCCTGGCCGATCCCGGCAGCGGTCAATTGCTGGTGCGCGGCGAAGTTCGGCATGTGGTGGCCTATTTGCGGGATTTCCTGTTTGAAGACAGGCAGGCGAAAAGCCCGGTCAAATCCCTGTCGGGCGGAGAGAAGAACCGCTTGCTGCTCGCCAAGTTGCTGGCACGGGAAAGTAATCTGCTGGTGCTGGACGAGCCGACAAATGATCTTGATATGGAAACCCTTGATCTCCTCCAGGAAATGCTAAGTTCTTATTCCGGAACCCTGCTTGTGGTCAGCCATGACCGCGACTTCCTCGATCAATTGGTGACATCAACCATTGTCATCGAGGAGGGCGGGCATGTGGATGAATATGTGGGCGGCTATTCCGATTACATACGGGGCCGCAAGGACAGAGGCGCAAAATCCCGAAAAACTGCCGATAAAAAAACATTGCCGGCCGATAACAGGGAAAAACAAAGCCGAAAGAAGCTCACCTATAAGGATCAACGCGATCTGGAGCGGTTGCCAGCGGAAATCGAGAAGCTGGACGCGGATATTGCGAAACTGGAAAGCGACCTGGCTGACCCGGAGTTCTTTAACAAGAACCCCGACTTGTTTAACGCCAGTGTGGCCAAGTTATCGGAATACAAGACGCAAAAAGAGACTTATGAGGATCGCTGGCTGGAGCTGGAGATACTGCAAGAAGAGATGAACGGCGCCTAA
- a CDS encoding nuclear transport factor 2 family protein, with protein sequence MTPRQIVDEWVKRFNEGNAASIAELYAEEAVNHQVTQAPVTGRAAIQAMFAREFAASDMVCIPETIHEAGDVAILEWRDPVGLRGCGFFTVKNELIVFQRGYWDKLSFLKLHNLPLA encoded by the coding sequence ATGACGCCCCGTCAGATTGTCGACGAATGGGTTAAGCGGTTCAATGAGGGCAATGCCGCGTCAATTGCGGAATTATATGCCGAGGAGGCCGTTAATCATCAAGTTACCCAGGCCCCTGTCACGGGCCGCGCAGCCATACAGGCCATGTTTGCCCGGGAATTTGCCGCCTCGGATATGGTTTGTATTCCAGAGACAATTCATGAAGCTGGTGATGTCGCCATACTGGAATGGCGCGATCCCGTTGGCTTGCGCGGATGCGGGTTTTTCACGGTAAAAAATGAGCTGATTGTCTTTCAGCGCGGATATTGGGATAAACTCAGTTTTCTAAAACTGCATAACCTGCCCTTGGCATAG
- the sufC gene encoding Fe-S cluster assembly ATPase SufC, producing MLEIKDLHATVGGKAILKGITLTINAGEIHAIMGPNGAGKSTLSYVLAGRDGYEVTGGTVTYKGEDLLALSPDERATSGIFLAFQYPVEIPGVASATFLKTAYNAQRKARGEQEVDAMEFLKLVRIKTKELGIKDDMLKRAVNVGFSGGEKKRNEVLQMSLLEPDLMLLDETDSGLDIDALKIAADGVNRLRSPERAGLIITHYQRLLDYIVPDFVHVLADGQIVKSGDKSLALELEEKGYAEMSAA from the coding sequence ATGTTAGAGATTAAAGACCTTCACGCGACCGTTGGCGGCAAGGCAATCCTTAAAGGCATCACCTTGACCATCAATGCCGGTGAAATTCACGCCATTATGGGCCCGAACGGAGCGGGCAAGAGCACGCTTTCCTATGTGCTGGCCGGCCGGGACGGATATGAGGTCACCGGCGGCACGGTTACTTACAAGGGCGAGGATCTCCTGGCCCTGTCCCCCGATGAGCGGGCGACAAGCGGTATATTCCTGGCCTTTCAGTACCCGGTGGAAATCCCGGGTGTCGCCTCGGCGACTTTTTTGAAAACGGCTTATAACGCCCAACGCAAGGCCCGCGGCGAACAGGAAGTCGATGCCATGGAGTTCCTGAAACTGGTCCGCATCAAGACCAAGGAGCTTGGCATCAAGGACGATATGCTGAAGCGGGCCGTCAATGTCGGCTTCTCCGGCGGTGAAAAGAAACGCAATGAAGTCTTGCAGATGTCCCTGCTGGAGCCGGATCTGATGCTTCTGGATGAAACAGATTCCGGATTGGATATAGATGCCCTGAAAATAGCGGCCGATGGGGTCAACCGCCTGCGCAGCCCCGAACGTGCGGGATTGATCATCACCCATTATCAGCGGCTTCTGGATTATATCGTTCCGGACTTTGTTCATGTATTGGCCGATGGTCAAATCGTGAAATCCGGCGACAAGTCCCTGGCGCTGGAACTGGAGGAAAAGGGCTATGCGGAAATGAGTGCAGCCTGA